A stretch of the Planktothricoides raciborskii GIHE-MW2 genome encodes the following:
- the pseG gene encoding UDP-2,4-diacetamido-2,4,6-trideoxy-beta-L-altropyranose hydrolase codes for MNLLIRADAFIKIGTGHVMRCLALGQAWQDTQGQPIFILANSVPALEERLKSEGMEVVHLTTEPGSLADAQKTAALAHQFEANWVAIDGYQFGSEYQQTIKNSGLNLLFIDDYGHAEHYYADFVLNQNISADEQWYQHREPYTQLLLGNRYTLLRREFWQWRGWQRTVPPVATKVLVTLGGADPDNVTLKVIQALQLVEVEKLEAVVVVGGSNPHYESLEMAGQDSRFPIRLQRNVTNMPELMAWADVAISAGGSTCWELAFMGLPSILLVLAENQRAIAQQLATLNQAINLGWHQDVKAQSISERLFTLLQSPEERKKIIQVSQQIVDGEGVFRIIKSLDANSLQLRPVREEDCELIWHWTNDPLIRSVSFSSEYIPWTDHVQWFTSKLGDRNCVFYIAFNQENVPIGQVRYEINNKEATISLAVAEAFRGRGYGSRIILLSCQKLGKDAAIKKINAYVKPNNLASINVFFKCGFQNTGETIVKGQPALHLIKNL; via the coding sequence TTGAATCTACTGATCCGCGCTGATGCTTTCATTAAAATAGGGACAGGTCATGTCATGCGCTGCTTGGCACTCGGTCAGGCATGGCAAGATACCCAAGGACAGCCTATTTTTATCCTGGCCAATTCTGTCCCCGCCTTAGAGGAACGCCTCAAGTCAGAAGGAATGGAAGTTGTCCACTTGACCACAGAACCAGGAAGTTTAGCGGATGCCCAAAAAACTGCGGCATTAGCTCATCAATTTGAGGCGAATTGGGTGGCGATCGATGGGTATCAATTCGGGAGCGAATATCAGCAAACTATCAAAAATTCTGGATTAAATCTATTATTTATCGATGATTACGGACACGCGGAACATTATTATGCTGATTTTGTCCTCAATCAAAATATCTCCGCTGACGAGCAATGGTATCAGCATCGCGAACCTTATACTCAGCTATTGCTAGGCAATCGTTACACTCTATTGCGGCGGGAGTTTTGGCAATGGCGGGGATGGCAGCGAACAGTGCCACCAGTGGCTACAAAAGTTCTGGTCACATTGGGCGGGGCAGACCCGGATAATGTGACGTTAAAAGTGATTCAGGCTTTACAGCTTGTGGAAGTTGAAAAACTGGAGGCAGTAGTGGTGGTGGGAGGAAGTAACCCCCATTATGAGTCTCTGGAAATGGCGGGGCAGGATTCACGGTTTCCTATCCGCTTGCAACGAAACGTCACCAATATGCCAGAGTTGATGGCTTGGGCAGATGTGGCGATTTCTGCTGGGGGTAGCACTTGCTGGGAATTGGCGTTTATGGGGTTGCCCAGTATTTTGTTGGTTTTGGCAGAAAATCAGCGGGCGATCGCGCAACAACTAGCAACTCTCAACCAAGCAATTAATCTGGGTTGGCATCAAGATGTCAAAGCACAGAGCATTTCTGAGAGACTTTTTACACTCTTACAATCCCCAGAAGAACGAAAAAAAATTATCCAAGTGAGCCAACAAATAGTAGATGGCGAAGGAGTATTCAGAATTATAAAAAGTTTAGATGCTAATTCCCTGCAATTAAGACCTGTAAGAGAAGAAGATTGCGAACTTATCTGGCACTGGACAAATGATCCGCTGATTCGTTCTGTATCATTTTCCTCAGAGTATATCCCTTGGACAGACCATGTTCAGTGGTTCACCTCTAAGTTAGGCGATCGCAATTGTGTTTTTTATATTGCTTTCAACCAAGAAAATGTGCCCATTGGACAAGTGCGCTATGAAATTAACAATAAAGAAGCAACTATTTCCCTAGCAGTTGCAGAAGCTTTTCGCGGACGGGGCTATGGTAGTAGAATTATTTTATTAAGCTGTCAAAAACTTGGGAAAGATGCAGCCATTAAAAAAATTAATGCTTATGTCAAGCCGAATAATTTAGCATCGATCAACGTTTTTTTTAAATGTGGTTTCCAAAACACAGGAGAAACAATCGTTAAAGGTCAACCAGCCCTCCATTTGATCAAAAATTTATAA
- the pseI gene encoding pseudaminic acid synthase has translation MAKPILIADKKIGNNAPPFIIAEMSGNHNQSLERALEIVEAAAKTGAHGLKLQTYTADTMTLNIKEGEFFINDPNSLWYGHSLYELYQQAHTPWEWHEPILKRCKELGIIGFSTPFDTTAVDFLESLDVPCYKIASFENTDLPLIRKVASTGKPMIISTGMATVAELDETVRTAREAGCQDIILLKCTSTYPATPENTNLLTIPHLRELFNVQVGLSDHTMGIGAAVASVALGGTVIEKHFTLRRADGGVDSAFSMEPEEMAQLVVESERAWQALGQVQYSPTEAERKSLMFRRSLYVAKDMKAGEVLTTENVRAIRPGLGLPPKYLDSLLGLAVRKDVKAGSHLSFDVLK, from the coding sequence ATGGCAAAACCAATTTTAATTGCGGATAAAAAAATCGGGAATAATGCTCCCCCCTTTATCATTGCCGAAATGTCTGGCAATCACAACCAATCCTTAGAGCGAGCCTTAGAAATAGTAGAAGCGGCAGCCAAAACAGGCGCACATGGCCTCAAACTCCAAACCTACACTGCTGATACAATGACTTTAAATATCAAGGAAGGGGAGTTTTTCATTAATGACCCCAATAGCCTATGGTATGGTCATTCTCTCTACGAACTGTACCAACAAGCGCACACCCCTTGGGAATGGCACGAACCCATCCTGAAACGCTGCAAAGAACTCGGCATCATTGGCTTTAGCACCCCCTTTGATACTACCGCCGTTGATTTTCTTGAATCTTTAGATGTCCCTTGCTACAAAATCGCCTCCTTTGAAAATACAGACTTGCCCCTAATTCGCAAAGTTGCCAGTACAGGCAAACCCATGATAATTTCTACAGGCATGGCAACCGTAGCCGAATTAGATGAAACCGTCCGCACCGCCAGAGAAGCAGGATGTCAGGATATCATTTTACTCAAATGCACCAGCACCTACCCCGCTACCCCAGAAAACACCAATCTCCTAACCATTCCTCATTTGCGGGAACTCTTTAACGTGCAGGTGGGTCTATCTGACCACACAATGGGCATTGGTGCCGCCGTTGCTAGTGTTGCCCTGGGTGGGACGGTGATTGAAAAGCATTTTACCCTGCGTCGTGCTGATGGTGGTGTCGATTCCGCTTTTTCAATGGAACCAGAAGAAATGGCGCAACTTGTGGTAGAGTCGGAAAGAGCTTGGCAAGCTTTAGGTCAGGTTCAGTATAGCCCAACTGAGGCTGAGAGAAAATCTTTGATGTTTCGTCGTAGTTTATATGTGGCTAAAGACATGAAAGCTGGGGAGGTATTGACTACTGAGAATGTCAGGGCAATTCGCCCAGGCTTAGGCTTGCCCCCGAAGTATTTAGACTCACTGCTAGGTTTGGCTGTGAGGAAAGATGTTAAAGCGGGAAGTCATTTGTCTTTTGATGTGTTGAAGTGA
- a CDS encoding NAD-dependent epimerase/dehydratase family protein: MNTVLITGATGFIGRYIARQFFDAGWSVVGLGTRPRENAPNQALSHYYQLLLPSNELTQIIQQVQPQICIHCIGRASVGLSVTEPNADFKTSVEITFQLLNTLRLYAPNCKTIYLSSAAVYGNPNSLPIAETHETNPISPYGFHKLICEQLCQEFYKIYQLPTAIVRIFSAYGPGLRRQVIWDICHKSLTESIVKLKGTGNESRDFIHVIDVAKAIQTISECSPCQADIYNLASGLETKIKKLPELIIPELERKIEVEFDGIVPTGDPLNWQANINRLTNLGFTPEVSLERGLKVYAQWCRAEVLGW, encoded by the coding sequence ATGAATACTGTTTTAATTACAGGAGCAACAGGCTTTATCGGTCGATATATCGCAAGACAGTTTTTTGATGCAGGTTGGTCAGTGGTCGGACTGGGAACTCGTCCACGGGAAAATGCTCCTAATCAAGCTTTGTCTCATTATTACCAATTGCTCTTACCCTCAAATGAATTAACCCAGATTATTCAGCAAGTACAACCGCAAATTTGTATCCACTGTATCGGTAGGGCGTCAGTAGGGCTTTCTGTAACTGAACCGAATGCTGACTTTAAAACTAGCGTAGAAATTACATTTCAACTATTAAACACTTTACGGCTTTATGCCCCCAACTGTAAGACTATTTATCTGTCTAGTGCTGCGGTCTATGGAAACCCTAATTCTTTGCCGATCGCAGAAACTCACGAAACAAACCCGATTTCTCCTTATGGCTTTCATAAGCTAATCTGCGAACAACTTTGTCAAGAATTCTATAAAATCTATCAATTACCAACAGCAATTGTCAGAATTTTTTCGGCTTATGGTCCAGGCTTAAGACGACAAGTTATTTGGGATATTTGTCATAAATCATTGACTGAATCTATTGTAAAGTTAAAAGGCACAGGAAACGAGAGTCGAGATTTCATTCATGTTATTGATGTAGCTAAGGCAATTCAAACTATTTCAGAATGCTCTCCCTGTCAAGCTGATATTTATAATCTGGCTAGTGGATTAGAAACAAAAATAAAAAAATTACCGGAGTTGATTATCCCTGAACTGGAAAGAAAAATAGAAGTTGAGTTTGATGGAATTGTCCCCACAGGAGATCCGCTGAATTGGCAAGCTAACATTAATCGATTAACAAATTTAGGATTTACACCTGAAGTATCTCTGGAAAGAGGATTGAAAGTTTATGCTCAATGGTGTCGGGCTGAGGTATTAGGATGGTAA
- a CDS encoding glycosyltransferase family 1 protein: MVKRFRIGLLMHSPQWMGGIIYIQNLVKALNFLPPEERQTIEIYLLVGSDIKQEFYQDLLPIVDKVCIENCLNANLYNRLCRKIGRFFPLVRNIIGRGLIQVANRESLNFIYPLNIFGISWKFSCDYAVWIPDFQYKYFPELFKNTSNLNQIFADVAQKKLKLVLSSQIAEKDFKKFFPDSKPKTFVLNFRTIIPEECFDRKPEFVIKKYGLPDKFFLVSNQFWVHKNHRLVFESLAILKNKYNILPNIVCTGSLYDSRSPSYTKKILKYIQESGLQNQIKILGLIPRNDQIQLMRQCLAVIQPSLFEGWSTVVEDARSLGKTLILSEIPVHLEQNPPQTIFFDPNSAEDLADKITMLLPKLSPGSNCQLEITKEMNSINYQIFAKNFIKIATHNII, translated from the coding sequence ATGGTAAAACGTTTTAGAATTGGATTGCTGATGCACAGCCCTCAATGGATGGGTGGCATTATTTATATTCAAAATTTAGTTAAAGCACTTAACTTTTTACCACCAGAAGAACGCCAAACCATAGAAATTTACTTACTGGTTGGGTCTGATATCAAACAAGAATTTTATCAAGACTTGCTGCCTATTGTTGACAAAGTGTGTATAGAAAATTGTCTTAATGCAAATTTATACAATCGCTTGTGTAGAAAGATTGGTCGATTCTTTCCTTTGGTAAGAAATATTATAGGTCGAGGTTTAATTCAAGTAGCCAACAGAGAAAGCTTAAATTTTATATATCCATTGAATATTTTTGGAATTTCTTGGAAATTTTCCTGTGATTACGCAGTCTGGATTCCCGATTTTCAATATAAATATTTCCCTGAATTATTTAAAAACACAAGTAATCTAAATCAAATTTTTGCAGATGTAGCTCAAAAAAAGCTGAAATTGGTTTTAAGCAGCCAAATAGCAGAAAAAGATTTTAAAAAGTTTTTCCCTGATTCAAAACCCAAAACGTTTGTCTTGAATTTTAGAACAATTATACCAGAAGAGTGTTTTGACCGTAAACCAGAATTTGTTATAAAAAAATATGGCCTGCCTGATAAATTTTTTTTGGTTAGCAATCAATTTTGGGTTCATAAAAATCATAGGTTAGTATTTGAATCTTTAGCAATTTTAAAAAATAAGTATAATATATTACCTAATATTGTATGTACTGGGAGCCTTTATGATTCTCGTTCTCCCAGCTATACCAAGAAAATCTTGAAGTATATTCAAGAATCTGGTTTACAGAATCAAATAAAAATTTTAGGATTGATTCCCCGTAACGATCAGATTCAACTAATGCGTCAATGTTTGGCAGTGATTCAACCGTCTCTTTTTGAAGGCTGGAGTACAGTTGTTGAAGATGCGCGTTCTCTCGGAAAAACTCTAATACTCTCAGAGATTCCTGTACATTTAGAACAAAATCCACCTCAAACAATTTTTTTCGATCCCAATTCTGCGGAGGATTTGGCTGATAAAATAACAATGCTTTTACCCAAATTATCTCCTGGCTCTAATTGTCAATTAGAGATAACAAAAGAGATGAATTCAATAAATTATCAGATATTCGCTAAAAATTTTATAAAAATTGCCACACATAATATCATCTAA
- a CDS encoding glycosyltransferase family 2 protein, with the protein MIHTEFNPFFTIITSTLNAESTISRCVESVKNQTFKSYEHIVVDGASTDNTVTYIKSQSEHFSVVISEPDNGIYDAWNKALEYRRGQWILFLGADDALADNEVLKDVHDFIVNIEKYYRIVYGNVIQLLPNSFNYLRTVVQPIESIGKNWVGSILVIPPHPATFHHTSLFENYGKFDPTYKVVGDAKLLISVLAQEKPIHYNRVINKHTLGGISSELGVDSFHETVRLMSELKINVPLYRKLIGFFRAYSKLFVRILIGEKNTNCLLSFVRRFSL; encoded by the coding sequence ATGATCCACACAGAATTTAATCCATTTTTTACAATTATAACTTCTACTCTCAATGCAGAATCAACGATTAGTCGATGCGTCGAAAGTGTCAAAAATCAAACCTTTAAAAGTTACGAACATATAGTAGTAGATGGAGCTTCAACTGATAACACAGTGACATATATAAAATCGCAATCAGAACATTTCTCAGTTGTGATTTCTGAACCAGATAACGGAATATACGATGCTTGGAATAAAGCACTAGAATACAGACGAGGGCAATGGATACTTTTTTTGGGCGCTGATGATGCTTTGGCGGATAATGAAGTTCTCAAAGATGTCCATGATTTTATAGTAAATATTGAAAAATATTATCGTATTGTTTACGGAAACGTAATTCAATTGCTACCTAACTCGTTTAATTATTTACGCACTGTGGTTCAACCTATAGAATCAATTGGTAAAAATTGGGTAGGTTCAATTTTGGTTATCCCACCTCACCCTGCAACATTTCATCACACATCTTTATTTGAAAATTATGGTAAATTTGATCCAACTTATAAGGTTGTTGGAGATGCTAAGTTATTAATAAGTGTTTTGGCACAAGAGAAACCTATTCACTATAATCGAGTCATTAATAAACATACTTTAGGAGGTATCAGTTCTGAGTTAGGTGTTGACTCTTTTCACGAAACTGTAAGACTTATGTCTGAACTGAAGATTAATGTTCCCCTTTATAGAAAATTAATTGGGTTCTTTAGAGCATACTCTAAGTTATTTGTAAGAATATTGATTGGAGAAAAAAACACAAATTGTCTATTATCTTTTGTGCGCCGTTTTAGCCTTTAA
- a CDS encoding glycosyltransferase, which yields MSDIKVVQSNKAYFPSTNEAMEAYFPRIGGIEIVVQQLAEGFAQQFNDSSYVVTCSKDFQTYSEKRNGVSIISTGTLGRIASLPISPSYPFHLLQQTGDILQLHEPFLLGGMTYLTFLKQAKKRFKRLVVWWHSDIIRQKALAPLYTPLLNAVLHEADAIIVATPKHITSSKFLGDFSSKCHVVHYGVDISKFKETLESETKAAYWREKYKKPIILFTGRLVYYKGVKYLVSAMENVPDAHLIIVGKGPLREELEEIAVKCPNNVSFIPFLSEEDLIAMYKACEIFVLPSVENSEGFGIVQIEAMSCGKPVITTDLETGVTYVNQHGKTGLVVPKCNSQALTDAINELLANSAIRSEMGEVAQSRVIKEFTVEGMVDKTLDVYNKILS from the coding sequence GTGAGTGATATTAAAGTAGTTCAAAGCAATAAAGCCTACTTTCCTTCCACTAATGAGGCGATGGAAGCTTATTTTCCTAGAATTGGTGGTATTGAAATAGTAGTCCAACAATTAGCTGAAGGATTTGCCCAACAATTTAACGATTCAAGTTATGTTGTAACTTGCAGCAAAGACTTCCAAACATATTCTGAAAAGCGAAACGGTGTGTCGATTATATCAACAGGTACATTGGGACGTATTGCATCACTGCCCATTAGTCCCTCATATCCATTTCATCTGCTACAACAAACAGGAGATATTCTTCAGCTTCACGAACCTTTTCTTTTAGGTGGAATGACATACCTAACATTTTTAAAACAAGCAAAAAAACGTTTTAAACGTCTAGTAGTATGGTGGCATAGTGACATTATTCGTCAAAAAGCATTAGCACCCCTTTATACTCCGTTACTAAATGCAGTTTTGCATGAAGCTGATGCAATCATAGTCGCAACTCCCAAACACATAACATCTTCAAAATTTTTAGGTGATTTTTCATCAAAATGTCACGTTGTTCATTATGGAGTAGATATATCAAAGTTTAAAGAGACTCTTGAATCTGAAACTAAAGCTGCCTACTGGCGAGAAAAATATAAAAAACCAATTATCTTATTTACAGGCAGACTGGTTTATTACAAAGGAGTGAAATATTTAGTTTCAGCAATGGAAAATGTACCAGATGCACATCTGATTATTGTGGGAAAAGGACCATTGCGGGAAGAACTAGAAGAAATAGCAGTTAAATGTCCTAATAATGTTTCCTTTATCCCTTTTTTATCTGAAGAAGATTTAATTGCTATGTATAAAGCCTGCGAAATTTTTGTTTTACCATCGGTAGAAAATAGTGAGGGATTTGGAATTGTACAAATTGAGGCAATGTCTTGCGGAAAACCAGTGATTACAACTGACTTGGAAACCGGAGTTACTTATGTTAATCAACATGGAAAAACTGGTTTGGTTGTTCCGAAATGCAATTCGCAGGCTTTGACAGACGCTATTAATGAGTTACTCGCAAATTCTGCGATACGCTCTGAAATGGGTGAGGTGGCTCAATCTCGTGTTATCAAAGAGTTTACCGTTGAAGGAATGGTCGATAAAACTTTAGATGTCTATAATAAAATATTAAGCTAA
- a CDS encoding NAD-dependent epimerase/dehydratase family protein, with protein sequence MDVFKQVEPIIFTGTTCLPGSLLLKKLSIVNPGGKVFCLVRPTSDRRYIQELDLNINYLTGDSSDVSTWTKILPKHSPKTIVHIASIRHIPAILESLEICQQTPHLIVIGTTGVYSKYNEFSANYKKIAAHLLEYRGSCCLLQPTMIYGSHRDKNLHKLIKFCDRYGFFPVFGAGDNLIQPVHAEDLAQAILTALQRPHIQGAYDLSGGTVVTFRELLTLVGKLLGKPVRQISLPLNAGVWSATILENILKERSPVRREQILRLQEDKAYPHDAAQRDLDFFPRSLEEGLRQEVELMRSLGMISS encoded by the coding sequence ATGGATGTATTCAAGCAAGTAGAACCTATCATATTTACTGGCACTACTTGTCTGCCAGGAAGTTTACTGCTGAAAAAATTAAGTATAGTTAATCCCGGTGGTAAAGTTTTTTGTCTAGTTAGACCGACTAGCGATCGCAGATATATTCAAGAACTAGATTTAAATATAAATTATTTAACTGGGGATAGCTCGGATGTTTCAACTTGGACGAAAATCTTACCCAAGCACAGTCCTAAAACGATAGTTCATATCGCCTCTATTCGCCATATCCCAGCGATTCTTGAAAGTCTGGAAATCTGTCAGCAAACTCCTCACTTAATTGTTATTGGAACGACAGGAGTCTATTCAAAATACAACGAATTTTCGGCCAATTACAAGAAAATTGCTGCTCATCTGCTTGAGTATCGTGGCTCCTGCTGTTTGCTGCAACCAACCATGATATATGGTTCCCACCGAGATAAGAACCTGCATAAACTGATAAAGTTTTGCGATCGCTACGGCTTCTTTCCCGTCTTTGGCGCTGGTGACAACCTCATACAACCAGTTCATGCTGAGGACTTAGCCCAAGCCATCTTAACCGCACTTCAAAGACCCCATATCCAAGGGGCTTATGACCTCTCTGGTGGGACGGTTGTCACCTTCCGAGAACTGCTAACGTTAGTTGGAAAACTACTCGGCAAACCAGTACGCCAGATTTCATTACCCCTCAATGCAGGAGTCTGGTCAGCCACAATTCTAGAAAATATCTTAAAAGAGCGATCGCCCGTTCGTCGCGAACAAATTCTCCGCCTTCAAGAAGACAAAGCCTATCCTCACGATGCTGCCCAACGAGATTTAGACTTTTTCCCCCGCAGCTTAGAAGAAGGTCTGCGTCAAGAGGTAGAGTTAATGCGTAGCCTAGGCATGATTTCCAGTTAG